In the Syntrophus aciditrophicus SB genome, TTATATCACAATCAACACGATCGACTTAAATAGAATTTCATGAGTCGCAGATGCAAGGGCCAATGTGGCATAACGAAATGTATTTACAGGCATATTTATTTTACGACACTGGCCGTCCATTTTTCATCCTTAGTTGGAATCTCCTCGCAGAATCGCCTCTGCATTAACCGATGAAATCGTCATTGCGGTCCTTTAGTCAAAGCTGATCAGACCGTGGAAACGAAAGTGGCAAGCAGAAAGTTACGGAAAGAAAGGTGTCAACTTAGAGGCGAGAAAATTGATGTTTCTAAACCGTTTATCAAGATTGTCTTTGTCATTTCCGAAAACGTCTTCCTGTATCAGAGGATTAGATCATTTTGAAAAAGTGCTCGATTTCAAGTGGTATTCATGATCTTGTTTAATGAATTTCCTGGAAACTTAGATGGCGAATCAAAAGCTCGGAAAAGTGTTCCGAAAAAATTGCATAAAAAAGAGTTGACACTACCTGGCAGGCGGTGATTTATGGATGCGGACAGTCCTCCAGGATAATGCTTCTATATCGCTTCATTATTTCAAGCATACCGTTTCCGGCTGACTTCAAAAGCTTTACGCGGCATCTACATTATTTTTTGGGATTGGAGAATAATCCTTTGCTGAAAAAATATCGGTATGCTCTTATAGGTCTGATCCAAGGCGCCCTTTACAGCCTTGTTCGATGTTACAGTTTGACCTTCCGGTTTCATATTGAAAACGAGAGCCCCTGGCTCGCTTTTTATCATAGTGGCGGCCGGGTCCTTTTGTGCGGATGGCATCAGCAGTTCTTTGCAGCCATCCGTCATTTCAAGACCTACTCAATTTATTCCCCCTCCCTGATGATCAGTCAGAGTAAGGATGGTGACATCATAGCTGGAATCGCAAAAAGGTCCGGCTGGAATCCTGTGCGCGGGTCATCCTCCCGCAACGGAGGACGGGCACTGAGAGAAATGGTGGAGCAGCTTAAAGCCACCGGTCTTGCCGCACACATTGTCGACGGACCGACAGGACCTGCCGGAATCATTAAAGCAGGAGGGCTCAGCCTGGCCCGTTCCGCCGGGGCTGTCATCGTCCCCTTTTATATATCTGCTGACCGGGCTTGGTATTTCCACAGCTGGGACCGCTTTATGCTGCCGAAACCGTTCGCGAGGGTTTACCTGAGATTTGGTAATATGCTGGATTTTTCGTCGGGTGAGAGCCATGAAGCCTTCGAGGACCACCGGGCAGAGCTTCAGCAGATTATGCTGCCCGGTCTGATTTCCTGACTGTTAGATTCTACACCGGACAGATTGCAGTCAATTTATCGATTTTTCCTTTATAAAATATTAATGTAAAAACACATTGCATTTTCAGAAAGAATCAGTTATTAGCTGTACCAACAAGTGCAGTACATTATTGTAGTTAACAAAATACGAGAAGTTAGCCGCACATCCGGACTGAGGATTGTGCGGTTTTTTGTTTATACGAAAATACTGCAAGTCGATTCAGTTCGACA is a window encoding:
- a CDS encoding lysophospholipid acyltransferase family protein; its protein translation is MLKKYRYALIGLIQGALYSLVRCYSLTFRFHIENESPWLAFYHSGGRVLLCGWHQQFFAAIRHFKTYSIYSPSLMISQSKDGDIIAGIAKRSGWNPVRGSSSRNGGRALREMVEQLKATGLAAHIVDGPTGPAGIIKAGGLSLARSAGAVIVPFYISADRAWYFHSWDRFMLPKPFARVYLRFGNMLDFSSGESHEAFEDHRAELQQIMLPGLIS